A genome region from Panicum virgatum strain AP13 chromosome 4K, P.virgatum_v5, whole genome shotgun sequence includes the following:
- the LOC120704837 gene encoding disease resistance protein RGA5-like isoform X1, whose product MASLLALKGRDKLEWYKVCDSVGTGLENNLDVDNMRKILSFSYYDMPSHLRNCLLYLSMFPKDSSIDKSHLILLWIAEGFIQGTKPGQSLFELGESYLNELINRSLVQPKYNAYDYMSCRVHDMVLDLLCSLSREENFATTLNDAVDLSPSMKVRRLSLQNSTATDAAALQVANMSMEQVRSVVCQSAFKLLPALSSFRVLRVLDLEECNISEDSSLEKLGNLVHLRYLGLGEIWPRLLPEEISNLRFLQTLVVDYTGNLPSRIGQLKDLICIRVNGKPDVPKGIGNLTSLEELSSIDIDSIEILQEMGNLMELRVLDIGNTDVLVHRSFAEWLCKLRKLERLRITEAEFEDDELILDDWDVAPKHIRALELGNAGFSRLPDWMKPLFLPHLCSLEAYVEELHQEDFKILGDLPALRSLDLRLGHEWAGLPRRFTAAAGSFPCLSYLRMKGYVQPFEFQQGAMPKLETLDSTFLWWEMTQIARNSGGYDLGLRNLSSLKLVTGYVAQRNR is encoded by the coding sequence ATGGCTAGTCTACTTGCTCTTAAAGGAAGAGATAAACTGGAGTGGTATAAGGTGTGCGACTCAGTCGGTACTGGTTTAGAAAACAACCTGGATGTGGACAATATGAGAAAAATCTTGTCATTTAGCTATTATGATATGCCATCCCATCTAAGGAATTGCCTATTGTATTTAAGTATGTTCCCGAAAGATAGCAGCATTGACAAAAGCCATTTGATACTACTGTGGATAGCTGAAGGTTTTATCCAAGGCACAAAGCCAGGACAGAGCCTATTTGAACTCGGAGAGAGTTACCTCAACGAGCTCATAAACAGAAGTTTGGTCCAACCTAAGTACAATGCCTATGATTATATGAGCTGTCGTGTGCACGATATGGTGCTTGATCTTCTCTGTTCCTTATCACGTGAAGAAAACTTTGCTACAACATTGAATGATGCGGTTGACTTGTCTCCGTCAATGAAGGTTCGAAGGTTATCACTTCAAAATAGCACGGCGACAGATGCTGCTGCACTTCAGGTGGCCAATATGAGCATGGAACAAGTGAGGTCAGTTGTCTGTCAATCTGCTTTTAAGCTATTACCGGCACTTTCCAGTTTCAGAGTATTACGTGTACTTGATTTAGAAGAGTGTAATATTTCAGAAGATAGCAGCTTGGAGAAACTTGGAAATTTGGTTCACTTGAGGTATCTTGGGCTAGGAGAAATATGGCCGCGATTGCTTCCTGAAGAAATAAGTAACCTGCGATTTCTTCAAACATTAGTGGTCGATTATACAGGCAACCTGCCGTCAAGAATTGGTCAACTAAAGGACTTGATATGCATACGCGTTAACGGCAAGCCAGATGTACCAAAAGGGATTGGGAACCTAACGTCCCTTGAAGAGCTGTCTAGCATAGACATCGACTCCATAGAGATTCTACAAGAGATGGGAAATCTGATGGAACTCAGGGTCCTGGACATTGGCAACACGGATGTTCTCGTCCACAGATCTTTTGCTGAGTGGCTATGCAAGCTGCGAAAACTCGAGAGGCTAAGGATAACAGAAGCAGAGTTTGAAGATGATGAATTGATCTTGGATGACTGGGACGTCGCCCCAAAACATATCCGTGCACTAGAACTGGGGAATGCCGGGTTCTCTAGATTGCCAGATTGGATGAAGCCCTTGTTTCTTCCGCACCTATGCTCCCTAGAGGCATACGTGGAGGAGTTACATCAGGAAGATTTCAAGATCCTTGGTGACCTGCCAGCTCTCCGTTCTCTAGATCTGCGGCTGGGCCATGAGTGGGCCGGGCTCCCCAGGAGATTCACCGCTGCTGCTGGTTCCTTCCCATGCCTATCGTACTTGAGGATGAAGGGATACGTACAACCTTTCGAGTTTCAGCAAGGAGCCATGCCGAAGCTCGAGACACTTGACTCCACTTTCCTTTGGTGGGAGATGACGCAAATCGCCCGCAACAGTGGTGGTTACGACTTGGGTCTGAGGAACCTGTCATCGCTCAAGCTTGTCACTGGCTACGTGGCCCAGAGGAACCGGTGA